The genomic segment GAATTATTATCAGCAGCTTGCCGCCCAGCTGGGCACTATCGTCGTCTCCTGCGCCGTCAGTACCCTCATGGTGATGGTAGTGGTAGGGCTCAGCTCCGCATCGCGAGCGCCCCATCGCTGGCCAGCCGCAGGATGTTGGAGATCGTTAATGCTGCAAAATATGTGGTGGTCGCTGCCGTTAATGCTGGGAGTCTTTTTCGCTTCCCGCCGTCTTGCCGGTCGGGTGCTGCGCATGCCGCTATTAAATCCGCTGCTGGTTTCCATGGTGGTGATTATCACGCTACTGCTGGCCACCGGCATCCCCTATAACCGTTATTTCGCCGGCAGCAAGGTGCTCAACGATCTTCTCCAGCCGGCGGTGGTCGCGCTAGCGTATCCGTTGTATGAGCAGTTGCACCAAATTCGCGCCCGCTGGAAATCCATTATCAGCATTTGCTTTGCAGGCAGCCTGACCGCCATGATAAGCGGCGCCGCCATTGCGCTGTGGATGGGGGTTTCGCCTGAAATAGCCGCATCGATATTGCCGAAATCGGTAACCACCCCCATCGCCATGGCGGTGTCTCAATCCATTGGCGGCATTCCCGCCGTGACGGCGGTGTGCGTCATTTTCGTCGGGATTCTTGGGGCGGTTTTCGGCCACAGCGTGTTCAAGCTGCTGCGGATCTCTACGCGGGCGTCGCGTGGGCTGGCAATGGGCACCGCCCGCTGCGCCGAGCTGGATTTTCAAGAAGGGGCATTCAGTTCGCTGGCGTTGGTTATCTGCGGCATTATTACGTCCCTTATTGCCCCTTTGTATTTCCATTATTACTTAAATTATTCGGTTAATTGTTAACGATAAGATATCGATCGTAGTTAATCGCGTTATCCCTGTTTACAATGATCGTCTGCTCAAAAGAATAGGGACCCCCTATGATTGCTCGTTTTGCACCGGCGCTGACCGCGATCGACCAACCTTTACGGGATGCGCTGGCGCCGTTGCTCGATCATAACGACTTCGCCGGCTGGCTGAGCGCTGGTCAGGTCAAGGAACTTCTACAGGTCTGCGACCTTGACGAAGACGCATTATGTTTCTCGCTGCTGCCGCTCGCTGCCGCCTGTGCCGTCACACCGCTTTCCCATTTTAATGTGGGCGCTATCGCACGCGGCATCAGCGGCAATCTGTATTTCGGCGCCAATATGGAATTTCACGCCGCGCCGCTGCAGCAAACGGTGCATGCGGAACAAAGCGCCATCGCCCACGCCTGGCTGCGGGGTGAGAAACGTCTGCGGGCAGTGACGGTCAATTATACCCCCTGCGGCCACTGCCGGCAGTTCATGAATGAATTGAACAGCGGCACCGATTTGATTCTCTGTCTTCCCGAGCGCCCCGCCGCAACGCTTGCGAGTTATCTTCCCGACGCGTTCGGTCCGCGTGATCTCGCCATTCAAAGCCAGCTACTCGATGAGATAGACCATCATTTCGCCACCGTGACATGGCTAGACCATGGGCTGCAAGCGGCCGCTCCCGCCGATAACGCGCCTTTGGTAAACGCGGCCCTTGGTGCGGCCAGCCAGAGCCATGCACCCTACAGCCAAAGCCATAGCGGTGTCGCGCTACAGACGCGGGATGGCCGCATCTATGCGGGACGCTATGCGGAAAACGCCGCCTTTAATCCTAGCCTGCCGCCGCTGCAAAGCGCGTTAATCTTAATGAACGCCAGCGGCGACGATAGCCGTCAGATAACGCGGGCGGTGTTGGCCGAGCGGCAAAATGCGCCGATAACGCAATGGCCGGCCACCGCCGCCACCCTTGCCGCGCTGGGCTGCCACGAGGTGCATCATCTAGCAATCTCTCTTTGATTCTAGGCGCGTCGTAAGTCCACAACGGATGGGCTTATCGGCGCGGGGTGAAAAATATATTACAACTCCGGCCGGACAATCACCGCCGTGATCTCTTATGCTGTTCCTACAGCCAACATTATCAGTAACGATGAGTGAAGAAAATGGAACTGGAATACGAAAGCAAACGTCCCCTGTATATCCCCCATGCCGGCCCCATTCTGTTGGAATTCCCGCTGCTGAATAAAGGCAGCGCCTTTTCCCTGGAAGAGCGTGACAATTTCAATTTGCAGGGTTTGCTGCCGGATACGGTGGAAGCCATTGAGGAGCAGGCGGAACGCGCCTGGCGCCAATACCAGGATTTCCGCACCAATATCGATCGCCACATTTACCTGCGCAATATTCAAGATACCAATGAAACGCTTTTTTATCGGTTGCTTGCGGCCCACCTGGCCGAAATGCTGCCGATTATTTATACCCCGACCGTCGGCGATGCCTGCGAGCGGTTTTCCGATATTTATCGTCGCGCGCGAGGTGTGTTTATTTCCTATAATAACCGCGACAAAATTGAGGATATGCTGCAAAACGCTACCAAGCAAAATGTCAAAATTATCGTTGTGACCGACGGTGAACGCATCTTAGGTCTGGGAGATCAGGGGATCGGCGGCATGGGTATTCCCATCGGTAAACTGTCGCTTTATACCGCCTGCGGCGGCATCAGCCCCGCCTATA from the Candidatus Sodalis pierantonius str. SOPE genome contains:
- the cdd gene encoding cytidine deaminase; amino-acid sequence: MIARFAPALTAIDQPLRDALAPLLDHNDFAGWLSAGQVKELLQVCDLDEDALCFSLLPLAAACAVTPLSHFNVGAIARGISGNLYFGANMEFHAAPLQQTVHAEQSAIAHAWLRGEKRLRAVTVNYTPCGHCRQFMNELNSGTDLILCLPERPAATLASYLPDAFGPRDLAIQSQLLDEIDHHFATVTWLDHGLQAAAPADNAPLVNAALGAASQSHAPYSQSHSGVALQTRDGRIYAGRYAENAAFNPSLPPLQSALILMNASGDDSRQITRAVLAERQNAPITQWPATAATLAALGCHEVHHLAISL